The genome window CACATTCAAAAACTTTCCCGCTTACCAGCGGGATTCGTTTTTGAATAATGCAGTCTAATTAATTATGCAAAAATAGGGATTTTTCCCGGTGCATTGATAAGGTTTGTTTTAAAATTGAGACTTTTAAGCAGCCATCCATAAAACACCATTAATTCTGAGGGCTGAATTTACCTTTCATGGATCAGGCTTTCATAAAAATGTTTCATTTCTTTCACGGTTTGATCGATATGGAAATTATCCCGAATATGTTGCCTGGCAGCTTCACCCAGCTTTTTTCTCATGGTTTCGTCCGCTCTGAAGGTGATAATGGCTTTTGCTATTTGTTTGGGGGCTTTGGGATCAACAAGCAATCCGGTTTTTTCATGGATTACCAGTTCGGGGTTTCCGCCTATATTCGTAGCTATAACCGGCAATCCGGTACTCATGGCTTCGATGGTAACTTTGGAAAGGCCTTCCCCTTTGACTGAAGGGAGAACCATCGCATCACAGGCGGCTAAATGATTCAATACATCTTTTTTGAAGCCGGGCATGTGGAAATTTCGCTTTAAGGGCGACTCCCTGATCCATTTGCGGTGGTAGTTGGTATTCATGTTTTTGCCGATGAGGAGAAAATGGATGTCTTTGTAATCCCTGAGGTGATAAGAAGCTTTAATGAGGTGGGGGATGCCTTTCATGGGGCGGGCATTTGCAACACAGCCTATTACAAAAGCGTTTTCAGGGATACCCAGTTGTTTTTTTGTGTATGGCTGAACATCATTATACCACTCCGGGTCATGCCCTTTATAGATCGTGACTGCCTTATCTTTATCAAAGAAAAGCTGTTTCTGCACATGTTTTTTTACTCCATCCGAAACACAGGTAATTTTACTTACTTTGGGATGCAGGTGGCTTATGTAAGAGGTGGGTTTGTACCACAGGAGATGACCCGTGTAGCCCCGGTAGGTGACCATTTTCACAGGAAGCTTCCGTGAAGCAAATACCGCATTGGTAACAGCTTTGTTGTTGAAAACGTGTACGATATCATAGCTCCCTTTTTGAAGCACTTCGCGGATATAACGGATTTCCCGGAGGCTGATTTTACTTTTGGGGCGGTAAGGATAGAGATGTATTCCGTGTTCTCTGAATAGGTCAGCATAGTAACTTTGCGGGTCTGACATCACATCTATATCCATCCCCATTTTCTTTAGCCGGAGCACCATTTCTGCTTCCGGCCTTGCGGAAACCATGGGGCCGGTATATGAGCTTATTATTAAAATTTTGGGAGCCATATTCTATAACATGAAGATATACCGGACAAAGATACAATAATCCTCCGGGCTTATCAGGAAGATGGAAATATTTTACCGGGAATGTTTTGGAGTTTCGCGTCCCGGGTCTTGGGTTCCGGGTTCGCTGAAGCTGAAGTTGTTGTGTGTTAAAAGCAGTATTTCCTTATTCCATTTTCTTTTATGTTGTAGATCAGGATTCCGGTTTTCCTCTATCGCTTCAGCCGGAATGAAGCTATTGTTAGGTACCGAAGTGGCTTGTCATTCCTGACGTAATCGCTGACATGGGAGATCAGGAATCTATCCTGATGGTAAGCGGTTTTTCACTATTTTTTTTCCGTCTGGTTTCGTTAGTTGTCAGAGGTACAGGCATGCTTTCCACTTTAGTCCCGAACGAAATAATTCAGAAATCAATTAGTATATGCAGATAACAATAGATGAGCTTTATTGACATTTGAATGAGTTTTTTCAATACTGTCCGATTTCTGATGATCCGCCTGTTCTGCTTACTCCCCACTGTGTACTGACAAATGGCAATCAATTCAACTGCCAGATGCGGCTTTGGGCTTGCCAACTGCCCATTGCCCACTGCCAACTTGTTAAAATGAGGCTAAGAGTAGAAAGGCTACGATCAGATTGTTAAATTGTTACATTGTTGCATCAAGCTATGACCATCAGAAGATTTTGACAAATTTTGCCAACTGCCCATTGCCCATTGCCAACTATCTTACCCCAACTTCTGTCAAACAATTCAATGATCAACCACCCTTTCCCGGACAGCGTCCCAGGCCTCAACAACGGTTTTCTTCAGCTCCCGGTCATATTCCACAATGGTTTTTGCCTGTGTCAGGGCTTTCACAAAATTTTCATTGTATGGGATCTGGGCAAGCAGCTCGATACCCTGCTCTTTGGCGTAAGATATAGTTTCATCGGTTATTTCTTCATTCAGGTCTGCCTTGTTGATGATCAGGCCTGCAGCTATTGAAAAGTGGCCGATCAGCTCGATGGCACGTTTCAGGTCATGCAGGCCCGACATGGAAGGCTCGGTGACGATCACCACGTAATGGGCGCCGGTTACCGAGGCTGTAACCGGGCAGCCGATACCGGGCGTTCCGTCTATCAGGAGAAAATCTTTTTTCTCCTCCCCGGTTTTTTGTCTGGCAAGCGCTTTTACCCTTGTAACCAGTTTTCCCGAATTCTCGGCAGCTATTTCCAGCTCCGCATGAACCAGTGTATTTTTTAGCCGGGTAGAGGAGATGTAGGTTTTTCCCGACAACGCATCGTACATGGTAATGGCCTGCACAGGACAGACCTTTTCGCAATAACCACAGCCCTCACAATCCATTTCGTTTACTGAAAACACCCCATCATTCACATGTATGGCATCGAAACGGCAGGCTTTTTTGCATTTGAAGCATCTGGTGCATTTTTCCATGTCAATATGGGCAAGTTGACCGCTGTAAAAGGCTTCTTCGTGCGCAAAATCGGGTTTCAATAACAGGTGCATGTCTGCTGCATCTACATCGCAATCGGCAATGACGGATTCTTCTGCTGCCAGTTGAGCAAAAGCCGCAGTTACGGATGTTTTTCCGGTACCTCCTTTCCCGGATATGACAACAATTTCCTTCATGATGTTTTATGATTTTCTCTGTCTGTCAACTCCCCGGTAACCTCTTCTTCTGTTTTGGCCAATATGCTGAACATTTCCCTTCTAATTTCCGGTATTTCAATGATGAGCTCTCCCCGGGAATATTTTTTGGCAATTTCCGGCATGTTGGGGATCCTGCCAAGTATTGTCACCTGTTCTTCCCTGCAGAATTGTTCAATATCGTTGTTACCCAGTCCGTGGCGGTTGATGACCACACCAAAGGCTTTACCTACTTTGCGCATGGTTTTTACGGAAAGCTTCAGGTCGTGCAACCCGAATGGCGTGGGTTCAGCCACCAGAATCACGTAGTCGGCCTCTTTTACCGATTCGATCACCGGGCAGGATGTTCCCGGAGGAGAATCATACAGAAAAAGCGAATGGTCCGGGAAATTTTCCTTCGTATAATCTATGGTTTTTGATATCAAGGGCACGGCCTGCTGTTCTCCGATATTGAGCTTTCCTTCGATAAAATCCAGTTGGCCTACTTTGTAATGGTTTAACTCCCCAATTGGGTGATCTTGCATAACCAGTGCGTTTTCCGGGCACAGGCCTACACATGCATAACAAGAGTGGCACAGCTCCGGAAAGACCAGCACCGATTCAGGGAGCACAGCGATGGCATTGAAGTTGCATACTTCTTTACATCGGTTACAAAAGGTGCATTTCTCCGGTATCCACTCCGGTATCTCTTTCATGATCGTTTTTTGATGAAGCGTTTTTCCTTTCAGAAAGATACCTGAGTTGGGCTCTTCCACATCCAGATCGCTTAAAACAGTCGGTGTGTTCCGGGAAACGGAACTACACAGAGAGGCCAGGTTAGTGGCCAGCGTTGTTTTTCCGGTTCCCCCTTTCCCGCTTGCTATGGCAATCTTCATTTTTTCATATTGTTTGTCGCTGCTTCGGCTGCTTTCATCAGCGGATAAGCAGCGGGTGAACCCGTTAGCATTGGTTGTGTTCCAATTTGTGTTATGAGCAAAGCGTAAATGTTCGTGCGGCTTTGAATGATGAACCCAATCAGATTGGTGAGTTCTCCTACGGATACGCCACCCATGGCTTCTCCTCCGATGATGATACCGGATTCCCTGGCTACAATCAGCTTTACCGTTTGTTTTCTGGCACCGGGTAATTTGCCGGGATGTTTGTCCATGCCTTCAAACAATCCGGTCACTATATCAAACCCTTCCTTTTTGGCATCTGCTTCGGTGATCCCTGCTGTTCCGAAGGCATAATCTCCTATAGCTGTACTGTATATGGCAATGGTTCCCGTGAATGTTTTAATGGCCGATAATTTAAACAGGTTCATACCGGCTATTCTTCCTTCCGCACAAGCGGTAGAGGCCAGCATTACAGCACTTTGTTTTTTGGTAATGAAATGCCTTTTTTCTGCACAATCCCCAACTGCAATGATGTTGGGATCATTGGTGCGCATGTATTCATCCACGGAAATATATCCCCCGTTATTGATTTTTAATCCTGTATCCCTTGCCAGTTTTGAATTGGGTTCGTATCCCATGGATAGAATTACCGCATCGGCTTCAATTTGTTCCCCATTATCCAGTTCAACGGCTTTGACTTTACCGTTGCCGTTGCTCACCATATTCTTTACGCCTGTACCGGTCTTTACCTTCACACCCCTTTCTGCGAGTATGCTGCCTGCTCTTTCTGCAAATTCTTCGTCGAAAGCTATGTTAAGAATATGAGGCAATACTTCCACAAGGGTTACATCTTTTCCGGCTTTGTTGAGCTCGTCGGAAAATTCCACGCCGATGAATCCACCGCCAACCACTACTACTTTCTGAATATCTTCAAGTTGACTTTTAATATCGTCCAGCACATCTTTATTTTTAGGTATGGCGAATACATTATCCAGCTCTTTTCCATCAAGCCATTCCGGTACTTTTGGGGTGGAGCCGGTGGCCAGTACCAGCTTTTTATATGCGATTTCGGTACCGTCGGTAAGCCGGCATACCCGGTCTTCCCTGTTGATCTCTTCTACTTCTCCAACCTGATAGTATATTCCCAAAGCATCATATTTGGACTCCGCTGGCATCATATTGTGCTCAGAGCTTTCAAGTGACCCGAAAATATAAGGAATCCCGCAAGGGACCATGATCTTTTCTTCCCTGCGGATGACCAGAAAATCCTTATCCGGGTAACTGTTCTTACCCGAAACAGCAGTGGCTAAACCTGCGGCACTGCTTCCTATGATAAGTACATCTGTGTTTTTCATATCCTATTTTTTATTAAGATTAATTATAAATATTGATGATCTATTTTATGAATTCCTTTCCTGCCGATATTTGGCTTTGGGGCTCGATTGGGCTCATTACCCGAATGAGGAAAATGGATGTCATTGAATTGGCGGGCTATGCCCGTTGGAAACAACAAAATTACCCTTGTTAACGCCCAGTAAATCACCGATAACCTGGCATTTGATCATGAGCAAAAACCAAAGCCTTTGGTCTTTGTGATTCATTAATCCTTCAAAGTTGCCTTGTCCTTTGGCGATTATTAAATCAGCGGTATCGAAAGCGTTGCGGAATTCGCTGCCGGTCATTTCCAGGATGGTAGAAGGCGCATCATATCCATTGCTTATTATATTGGCCACGTGATGCATACCAACCATTTCAGCGTCTTTCCATGTTGCATCATTGATTACAGGGGCTCCTCTGACGGCAAAAGTGACATTGGGGTGCGCAAAGGTTTCAATGAACAGTTTATCGAAAACGATCTCTCCTGCATTATCCCCGATATAAAGGATGTTATCTGCATTACGTATACGTTCTTCCATCTGGGGGGAGTGATCAATGGCGAAATCCGTATGTTCCACTTTTTCCAGTGTAGCATACACATCAAATGTTTGGGAAGGCCCGTAATCAATAATGTTCCCTGCTAAGGCATAACGCAGTGCACGGTTGAAAGGGTCATCTGATGCCTCTATCTTTTCTTTCAGCTCATTATAAAGCGATAAGGCCAGTTTATTGCTCCGGTGTTTTTCTTCCTTGTAAGGATCCGGGTCTCCCAGGCTTTCTCTGATAATGGCGTGAATCTCACGTGCAATATATGGAGTAGGCTTTTCCGTATCCGCTTCCGCCAGCAGGGAGAAAAATTTTTTGGCCAGCCTTAACTTTTTTTCATTATCTCCATCGTGTTTCTGCAACAGCTTATCAAACGCCCTGCAAAAACAGAACAAACATTGATGGTTCATTGCTTTTTATTCAGAAGTTAATGATCACACAGATTGGCCTGGGTTTCCAGGGATCCGTTAAGAAATTCTTCAACAATTGTTCTGGAATCCTTGC of Bacteroidales bacterium contains these proteins:
- a CDS encoding glycosyltransferase family 4 protein gives rise to the protein MAPKILIISSYTGPMVSARPEAEMVLRLKKMGMDIDVMSDPQSYYADLFREHGIHLYPYRPKSKISLREIRYIREVLQKGSYDIVHVFNNKAVTNAVFASRKLPVKMVTYRGYTGHLLWYKPTSYISHLHPKVSKITCVSDGVKKHVQKQLFFDKDKAVTIYKGHDPEWYNDVQPYTKKQLGIPENAFVIGCVANARPMKGIPHLIKASYHLRDYKDIHFLLIGKNMNTNYHRKWIRESPLKRNFHMPGFKKDVLNHLAACDAMVLPSVKGEGLSKVTIEAMSTGLPVIATNIGGNPELVIHEKTGLLVDPKAPKQIAKAIITFRADETMRKKLGEAARQHIRDNFHIDQTVKEMKHFYESLIHER
- a CDS encoding ATP-binding protein, which encodes MKEIVVISGKGGTGKTSVTAAFAQLAAEESVIADCDVDAADMHLLLKPDFAHEEAFYSGQLAHIDMEKCTRCFKCKKACRFDAIHVNDGVFSVNEMDCEGCGYCEKVCPVQAITMYDALSGKTYISSTRLKNTLVHAELEIAAENSGKLVTRVKALARQKTGEEKKDFLLIDGTPGIGCPVTASVTGAHYVVIVTEPSMSGLHDLKRAIELIGHFSIAAGLIINKADLNEEITDETISYAKEQGIELLAQIPYNENFVKALTQAKTIVEYDRELKKTVVEAWDAVRERVVDH
- a CDS encoding ATP-binding protein — encoded protein: MKIAIASGKGGTGKTTLATNLASLCSSVSRNTPTVLSDLDVEEPNSGIFLKGKTLHQKTIMKEIPEWIPEKCTFCNRCKEVCNFNAIAVLPESVLVFPELCHSCYACVGLCPENALVMQDHPIGELNHYKVGQLDFIEGKLNIGEQQAVPLISKTIDYTKENFPDHSLFLYDSPPGTSCPVIESVKEADYVILVAEPTPFGLHDLKLSVKTMRKVGKAFGVVINRHGLGNNDIEQFCREEQVTILGRIPNMPEIAKKYSRGELIIEIPEIRREMFSILAKTEEEVTGELTDRENHKTS
- a CDS encoding FAD-dependent oxidoreductase encodes the protein MKNTDVLIIGSSAAGLATAVSGKNSYPDKDFLVIRREEKIMVPCGIPYIFGSLESSEHNMMPAESKYDALGIYYQVGEVEEINREDRVCRLTDGTEIAYKKLVLATGSTPKVPEWLDGKELDNVFAIPKNKDVLDDIKSQLEDIQKVVVVGGGFIGVEFSDELNKAGKDVTLVEVLPHILNIAFDEEFAERAGSILAERGVKVKTGTGVKNMVSNGNGKVKAVELDNGEQIEADAVILSMGYEPNSKLARDTGLKINNGGYISVDEYMRTNDPNIIAVGDCAEKRHFITKKQSAVMLASTACAEGRIAGMNLFKLSAIKTFTGTIAIYSTAIGDYAFGTAGITEADAKKEGFDIVTGLFEGMDKHPGKLPGARKQTVKLIVARESGIIIGGEAMGGVSVGELTNLIGFIIQSRTNIYALLITQIGTQPMLTGSPAAYPLMKAAEAATNNMKK
- a CDS encoding DUF89 family protein → MNHQCLFCFCRAFDKLLQKHDGDNEKKLRLAKKFFSLLAEADTEKPTPYIAREIHAIIRESLGDPDPYKEEKHRSNKLALSLYNELKEKIEASDDPFNRALRYALAGNIIDYGPSQTFDVYATLEKVEHTDFAIDHSPQMEERIRNADNILYIGDNAGEIVFDKLFIETFAHPNVTFAVRGAPVINDATWKDAEMVGMHHVANIISNGYDAPSTILEMTGSEFRNAFDTADLIIAKGQGNFEGLMNHKDQRLWFLLMIKCQVIGDLLGVNKGNFVVSNGHSPPIQ